In a single window of the Nocardiopsis composta genome:
- a CDS encoding FxLD family lanthipeptide: ATPLLLEPAPDITAADTGPSELDEDFELDVRVVLTAHPSGKLACTTNDGCGNTCQNGASACNSFVGDPF; this comes from the coding sequence GGCCACCCCCCTCCTGCTGGAACCGGCCCCGGACATCACCGCAGCGGACACCGGGCCCTCCGAGCTCGACGAGGACTTCGAGCTCGACGTGCGGGTGGTGCTGACCGCCCACCCCAGCGGCAAGCTCGCCTGCACCACCAACGACGGATGCGGAAACACCTGCCAGAACGGCGCTTCGGCCTGCAACAGCTTCGTCGGAGACCCCTTCTGA